The following are encoded in a window of Labrus bergylta chromosome 16, fLabBer1.1, whole genome shotgun sequence genomic DNA:
- the LOC109998790 gene encoding protein phosphatase 1 regulatory subunit 29, with protein MQSVSTTSTLFLLFLPSLFLISHFPCMVNGDCWLIEGDKGYVWLAICSQNQPPYETIPQHINNTVHDLRLNENKLKAVLFSSMYRFTNLTDLNLTKNEINYIEDGAFAGQANLQVLQLGYNKLTNLTEGMMRGLGRMQCLFLQHNLIEVIASNAFWECPGLSSIDLSSNKLARIDPSTFTVLSRLMVCELAANPFHCGCDLYSFLAWLESFNNVTHTYDRLQCETPREMIGFPLLTAAGHSGRNAKNILFHHCRDGVMMPGMTSLPPDLDGPSGIGPEMFGGVGPYHQATTSSSSTEHSFIPSIKLHHVSLSTASLLVQIPRPYSKMYILTQYNYTYVSDVMPLKNKKEMITLNKLKSHTNYTFCVASIRNSQRYNHTCVSFSTRAQNQDDTLPTPSTTSHYIMTIVGCLFGMLIVLGFVYYCLRKKRMHDEKKKSICVKKTILEMRYGPEVAAAVANDPAAVHKLQEQSREHHQYQHHHGGKLPMSTSTSSGMLHSANTSSSRLSTIPQVEKMATAFSEAMATTKGNYMDIRTGGAGMERMGDGGHGGMRGMDLRDDNGSDVGDDSDDDGHGSASEISTIAMEVDKVNQIINNCIDALKLDAAAVAASGASTNPTASSNPTSPPPTSTSSLTRGLIPLSQGLTETCQMITPNKIPPPPPLPALNTPLSERPGITGGGYVVSPPYRPPPPATAVRPIQRQMSADAAVVIVNAVKKQCSTTSCGSMGRDRERGGARVYSLDVPEPRSPDACNQQQQQYPDRASPVGCGEPLERLPLVGSGSCGGGGCDSGGVGAQHQDNQKSHHYHQQTQQQQQQQQQQQQQQQQQQQQLEVQQDYHCSEHRHSVPALYYEGSHQGSPAQRVSFLKPLTRARRDAASYSQLSPARHHSGYSGYSSSPEYSTESTLRIWERFRPYRKGQRDEACYVTAGNALRKKVQFAKGEDLHDILDYWKGVSAQQKL; from the exons ATGCAGAGTGTTTCTACTACTTCcactctctttcttctttttcttccctccctcttccttATCTCCCATTTTCCCTGTATGGTCAATGGGGACTGCTGGCTGATTGAAGGGGACAAGGGCTATGTGTGGCTGGCTATCTGCAGTCAGAACCAGCCGCCTTACGAGACTATTCCCCAGCACATCAACAACACGGTCCATGACTTGAGGTTGAATGAGAATAAGCTGAAGGCTGTGCTCTTCAGCTCGATGTATCGCTTCACCAACTTGACTGACCTCAACCTCACCAAGAATGAGATCAACTACATTGAAGATGGAGCCTTTGCAGGACAAGCCAACCTACAG gTCCTTCAGCTGGGCTACAACAAGCTGACCAACTTAACCGAGGGAATGATGAGAGGCCTCGGCCGAATGCAGTGTCTCTTCCTTCAGCACAATCTCATTGAAGTTATTGCCAgcaatgcattctgggagtGCCCTGGCCTCAGCAGCATTGACCTGTCATCCAACAAACTTGCCCGCATTGACCCGTCCACATTCACAGTTCTCAGTCGACTGATGGTGTGTGAACTGGCAGCGAATCCATTCCACTGCGGCTGTGATTTGTACAGCTTCCTGGCCTGGTTGGAGTCTTTCAACAATGTCACACACACCTATGACCGCCTTCAGTGTGAGACGCCTCGGGAGATGATTGGCTTCCCCTTACTTACTGCTGCTGGCCATTCTGGTCGGaatgcaaaaaacattttgttccacCATTGCCGAGATGGAGTTATGATGCCAGGAATGACTTCTCTCCCGCCAGATCTGGACGGACCTTCTGGGATCGGGCCAGAGATGTTTGGTGGTGTCGGGCCGTACCACCAGGCCACCACCTCTTCCTCATCTACTGAACACAGTTTTATTCCCAGCATCAAGCTCCATCATGTGTCATTATCAACAGCCTCGCTTCTTGTGCAGATTCCAAGGCCCTACAGCAAAATGTATATTCTTACACAATACAACTACACGTATGTTTCCGACGTCATGCCCTTAAAGAACAAGAAAGAGATGATCACCCTCAACAAGCTCAAATCACACACCAATTACACCTTCTGTGTGGCATCCATCCGCAACTCTCAACGCTACAACCACACCTGTGTCTCATTTTCAACTCGGGCTCAAAATCAAGATGACACACTTCCCACACCTTCCACCACTTCTCACTACATAATGACCATAGTGGGTTGCCTCTTTGGCATGCTCATTGTTTTAGGCTTTGTTTACTATTGTCTTCGTAAGAAACGGATGCATGATGAGAAAAAGAAGTCCATCTGTGTCAAGAAAACCATTCTGGAAATGCGCTATGGACCAGAGGTGGCAGCAGCGGTGGCAAATGATCCAGCGGCagtccacaagcttcaggagcaGTCCAGAGAACACCATCAATATCAGCATCACCATGGAGGAAAACTCCCCATGTCAACATCCACGAGCTCTGGGATGCTTCACTCTGCCAACACCAGTTCCTCCAGACTTTCCACTATCCCACAGGTGGAAAAGATGGCCACTGCTTTTTCAGAGGCCATGGCCACAACTAAAGGAAATTATATGGATATCAGAACTGGAGGGGCAGGGATGGAGAGGATGGGAGATGGTGGACACGGAGGAATGAGGGGAATGGATTTGAGGGACGATAATGGAAGTGATGTTGGGGATGACTCAGATGATGACGGACACGGCTCTGCATCAGAGATTTCTACCATTGCAATGGAGGTCGACAAGGTCAACCAGATCATTAACAATTGCATTGATGCACTGAAACTGGATGCAGCAGCCGTAGCAGCTTCAGGGGCCTCTACCAACCCGACAGCCTCCTCCAATcccacctcccctccccccaccaGCACATCCTCCCTTACCCGTGGCCTAATCCCACTGTCCCAAGGGTTGACAGAAACGTGCCAGATGATTACTCCCAACAAAATaccccctccacctccactcCCTGCCTTAAATACCCCTCTCTCTGAGCGCCCAGGGATCACTGGTGGTGGCTATGTGGTCTCTCCCCCCTACCGGCCCCCTCCACCGGCCACTGCTGTACGTCCCATTCAGAGGCAAATGAGTGCAGACGCCGCTGTGGTTATTGTAAATGCTGTTAAGAAACAATGTAGCACCACATCTTGTGGCTCCATGGGTAGGGACAGAGAGCGTGGAGGAGCCAGAGTATACAGCCTGGATGTTCCTGAGCCAAGAAGCCCAGATGCTTGtaatcaacagcagcagcaatacCCAGACCGTGCCAGTCCCGTGGGCTGTGGGGAGCCCCTTGAGAGGCTGCCTTTAGTCGGGAGTGGGagctgtggtggtggtggttgcgACAGTGGTGGTGTTGGTGCCCAACATCAGGACAACCAGAAGTCTCATCATTACCATCAACAAacgcaacaacaacaacaacaacaacagcaacaacaacaacaacaacagcaacaacaacaacagctagAAGTGCAGCAGGACTACCACTGCTCGGAGCACCGCCACTCCGTCCCAGCTCTCTACTATGAAGGCTCCCACCAGGGCTCCCCAGCCCAGAGGGTTTCCTTCCTTAAGCCCCTAACACGAGCTCGCAGAGATGCAGCATCTTACTCCCAGCTCTCGCCTGCCCGCCACCATTCCGGTTACTCTGGCTACTCCTCCAGCCCAGAGTACTCCACAGAGAGTACTCTGAGGATCTGGGAGCGATTTCGTCCCTACCGGAAAGGCCAGAGGGATGAGGCCTGTTATGTGACGGCCGGAAATGCCCTTAGAAAAAAGGTGCAGTTTGCTAAAGGCGAGGACCTTCATGACATCCTTGATTATTGGAAGGGTGTGTCGGCACAGCAGAAGCTGTGA